The following proteins are co-located in the Vidua macroura isolate BioBank_ID:100142 chromosome 1, ASM2450914v1, whole genome shotgun sequence genome:
- the CCDC166 gene encoding coiled-coil domain-containing protein 166 yields the protein MATKTKNSKDEAAPQETSDTEDPVRERKLHLQEECRVLTQHLDTYLGRAEQLLQGSKRLEREAQGTREQSQSYLRCGARLSQDPPGMVITLNDQNRQDLAQIQAQQQELVPRYAGREQQVRSALKDTEAEASRLDAELQQLQPYRERKVQAEKKVKALEKELRVTRIRCAEETHAVRSRFLQDKADCEQEFHQRMQQLTWGAQELALQALIQHVEQVKAENRLLRHELLGLLQHCQLLRDARIQLQDQQEQLLRESRCAQQTALPAAARRRGDSLPCSPVRAGH from the coding sequence ATGGCaaccaaaacaaagaacagcAAGGATGAGGCGGCACCCCAAGAAACAAGTGACACGGAGGACCCCGTTCGGGAGAGGAAACTGCACCTGCAGGAGGAATGCAGGGTCCTCACACAGCACCTGGACACCTACCTGGGGAGAgcggagcagctcctgcagggcagcaAACGCCTGGAAAGGGAAGCCCAGGGCACTCGGGAGCAGAGCCAGTCCTACCTGCGCTGCGGAGCAAGGCTCAGCCAGGACCCGCCGGGCATGGTCATCACCCTCAACGACCAGAACCGCCAGGATCTGGCCCAGATCCAGgcgcagcagcaggagctggtgccaCGCTacgctggcagggagcagcaggtgagGAGCGCCCTGAAGGACACGGAGGCCGAGGCCTCGCGCCTGGACgcggagctgcagcagctgcagccctaCAGGGAGCGCAAGGTGCAGGcggagaagaaggtgaaggcgctggagaaggagctgcgGGTCACCAGGATCCGCTGCGCTGAGGAAACCCACGCTGTCAGGAGCAGGTTCCTGCAGGACAAGGCTGACTGCGAGCAGGAATTCCACCAGAGGATGCAGCAGCTCACCTGGGGAGCGCAGGAGCTGGCGCTGCAGGCTCTGATCCAGCACGTGGAACAGGTGAAAGCCGAGAACAGGCTCCTGCGCCACGAGCTGCTCGgcctcctccagcactgccagctcctcagGGACGCCAGAATCCAGCTGCaagaccagcaggagcagctgctccggGAGAGCCGGTGCGCCCAGCAGACAGCGCTGCCCGCAGCAGCGCGGCGCCGCGGGGACAGCCTGCCCTGCTCGCCCGTCAGGGCGGGCCACTGA
- the PUF60 gene encoding poly(U)-binding-splicing factor PUF60 isoform X2, with product MAATTTMALGTESIKMENGQSTAAKLGLPPLTPEQQEALQKAKKYAMEQSIKSVLVKQTIAHQQQQLTNLQMAAQRQRALAIMCRVYVGSIYYELGEDTIRQAFAPFGPIKSIDMSWDSVTMKHKGFAFVEYEVPEAAQLALEQMNSVMLGGRNIKVGRPSNIGQAQPIIDQLAEEARAFNRIYVASVHQDLSDDDIKSVFEAFGKIKSCTLARDPTTGKHKGYGFIEYEKAQSSQDAVSSMNLFDLGGQYLRVGKAVTPPMPLLTPATPGGLPPAAAVAAAAATAKITAQEAVAGAAVLGTLATPGLVSPALTLAQPLGALPQAVMAAQAPGVITGVTPARPPIPVTIPQVGVVNPILASPPALGLVEVKKEKEEEEVFQESERPEMLSEQEHMSISGSSARHMVMQKLLRKQESTVMVLRNMVDPKDIDDDLEGEVTEECGKFGAVNRVIIYQEKQGEEEDAEIIVKIFVEFSMASETHKAIQALNGRWFAGRKVVAEVYDQERFDNSDLSA from the exons ATGGCGGCGACAACGACGATGGCGCTG GGTACGGAGTCCATTAAGATGGAAAACGGGCAAAGCACGGCAgcaaagctggggctgccccctctcaccccagagcagcaggaagctcTCCAGAAA GCCAAGAAGTACGCGATGGAGCAGAGCATCAAGAGCGTGCTGGTGAAACAAACCATcgcccaccagcagcagcagctcaccaACCTCCAG ATGGCGGCTCAGAGGCAGCGGGCACTCGCCATCATGTGCCGGGTCTACGTGGGCTCCATCTACTACGAGCTGGGGGAGGACACCATCCGCCAGGCCTTCGCCCCCTTCGGGCCCATCAAGAGCATCGACATGTCCTGGGACTCCGTCACCATGAAGCACAag GGCTTTGCCTTTGTGGAATACGAGGTTCCCGAGGCCGCCCAGCTGGCCCTGGAGCAGATGAATTCTGTCATGCTGGGAGGAAGGAACATCAAG gtggggAGGCCCAGCAACATCGGGCAGGCTCAGCCCATCATTgaccagctggcagaggaggcCCGGGCCTTCAACCGCATCTACGTGGCCTCTGTGCACCAGGACCTGTCCGACGACGACATCAAGAGCGTGTTCGAAGCCTTTGGGAAGATCAAATCCTGCACCTTGGCCAGGGACCCCACGACAGGGAAGCACAAAGGCTACGGCTTCATTG AGTATGAGAAGGCCCAGTCCTCCCAGGATGCCGTGTCCTCCATGAACCTCTTTGACCTGGGGGGTCAGTACCTGCGGGTGGGCAAGGCCGTGACGCCCCCGATGCCACTGCTGACCCCGGCCACACCTGGAGGGctcccacctgcagctgctgtcgccgccgccgccgccaccgccaaGATCAcggcacag GAAGCCGTGGCAGGAGCCGCAGTGCTGGGCACGCTGGCGACCCCGGGGCTTGTGTCCCCTGCCCTGACCCTGGCCCAGCCCCTGGGGGCTCTGCCCCAGGCCGTGATGGCTGCACAGGCCCCTGGTGTCATCACAG GTGTCACCCCTGCCCGGCCGCCCATCCCGGTGACCATCCCGCAGGTGGGGGTTGTGAATCCCATCCTGGCCAGTCCCCCGGCCCTGGGGCTGGTGGaggtgaagaaggagaaggaggaggaggaggtgttCCAGGAGTCGGAGCGGCCGGAGATGCTGAGCGAGCAGGAGCACATGAGCATTTCCGGCAGCAGCGCCCGCCACATGGTCATGCAGAAGCTGCTCCGCAAGCAGGAG TCCACGGTGATGGTGCTGCGGAACATGGTGGATCCCAAGGACATCGACGATGACCTGGAGGGAGAAGTGACAGAGGAGTGCGGCAAGTTCGGGGCTGTGAACAGGGTCATCATCTACCAGGAGAAGCAGGGCGAGGAGGAGGATGCCGAGATCATCGTCAAGATCTTTGTGGAGTTCTCCATGGCCTCAGAGACTCACAAGGCCATCCAGGCGCTCAACGGGCGCTGGTTCGCGGGCAGGAAGGTGGTGGCCGAGGTCTACGACCAGGAGAGGTTCGACAACAGCGACCTCTCAGCATGA
- the PUF60 gene encoding poly(U)-binding-splicing factor PUF60 isoform X1 yields the protein MAATTTMALGTESIKMENGQSTAAKLGLPPLTPEQQEALQKAKKYAMEQSIKSVLVKQTIAHQQQQLTNLQMAAVTMGFGDPLSPLQSMAAQRQRALAIMCRVYVGSIYYELGEDTIRQAFAPFGPIKSIDMSWDSVTMKHKGFAFVEYEVPEAAQLALEQMNSVMLGGRNIKVGRPSNIGQAQPIIDQLAEEARAFNRIYVASVHQDLSDDDIKSVFEAFGKIKSCTLARDPTTGKHKGYGFIEYEKAQSSQDAVSSMNLFDLGGQYLRVGKAVTPPMPLLTPATPGGLPPAAAVAAAAATAKITAQEAVAGAAVLGTLATPGLVSPALTLAQPLGALPQAVMAAQAPGVITGVTPARPPIPVTIPQVGVVNPILASPPALGLVEVKKEKEEEEVFQESERPEMLSEQEHMSISGSSARHMVMQKLLRKQESTVMVLRNMVDPKDIDDDLEGEVTEECGKFGAVNRVIIYQEKQGEEEDAEIIVKIFVEFSMASETHKAIQALNGRWFAGRKVVAEVYDQERFDNSDLSA from the exons ATGGCGGCGACAACGACGATGGCGCTG GGTACGGAGTCCATTAAGATGGAAAACGGGCAAAGCACGGCAgcaaagctggggctgccccctctcaccccagagcagcaggaagctcTCCAGAAA GCCAAGAAGTACGCGATGGAGCAGAGCATCAAGAGCGTGCTGGTGAAACAAACCATcgcccaccagcagcagcagctcaccaACCTCCAG ATGGCAGCAGTGACAATGGGCTTTGGAGATCCTCTCTCACCTTTACAATCG ATGGCGGCTCAGAGGCAGCGGGCACTCGCCATCATGTGCCGGGTCTACGTGGGCTCCATCTACTACGAGCTGGGGGAGGACACCATCCGCCAGGCCTTCGCCCCCTTCGGGCCCATCAAGAGCATCGACATGTCCTGGGACTCCGTCACCATGAAGCACAag GGCTTTGCCTTTGTGGAATACGAGGTTCCCGAGGCCGCCCAGCTGGCCCTGGAGCAGATGAATTCTGTCATGCTGGGAGGAAGGAACATCAAG gtggggAGGCCCAGCAACATCGGGCAGGCTCAGCCCATCATTgaccagctggcagaggaggcCCGGGCCTTCAACCGCATCTACGTGGCCTCTGTGCACCAGGACCTGTCCGACGACGACATCAAGAGCGTGTTCGAAGCCTTTGGGAAGATCAAATCCTGCACCTTGGCCAGGGACCCCACGACAGGGAAGCACAAAGGCTACGGCTTCATTG AGTATGAGAAGGCCCAGTCCTCCCAGGATGCCGTGTCCTCCATGAACCTCTTTGACCTGGGGGGTCAGTACCTGCGGGTGGGCAAGGCCGTGACGCCCCCGATGCCACTGCTGACCCCGGCCACACCTGGAGGGctcccacctgcagctgctgtcgccgccgccgccgccaccgccaaGATCAcggcacag GAAGCCGTGGCAGGAGCCGCAGTGCTGGGCACGCTGGCGACCCCGGGGCTTGTGTCCCCTGCCCTGACCCTGGCCCAGCCCCTGGGGGCTCTGCCCCAGGCCGTGATGGCTGCACAGGCCCCTGGTGTCATCACAG GTGTCACCCCTGCCCGGCCGCCCATCCCGGTGACCATCCCGCAGGTGGGGGTTGTGAATCCCATCCTGGCCAGTCCCCCGGCCCTGGGGCTGGTGGaggtgaagaaggagaaggaggaggaggaggtgttCCAGGAGTCGGAGCGGCCGGAGATGCTGAGCGAGCAGGAGCACATGAGCATTTCCGGCAGCAGCGCCCGCCACATGGTCATGCAGAAGCTGCTCCGCAAGCAGGAG TCCACGGTGATGGTGCTGCGGAACATGGTGGATCCCAAGGACATCGACGATGACCTGGAGGGAGAAGTGACAGAGGAGTGCGGCAAGTTCGGGGCTGTGAACAGGGTCATCATCTACCAGGAGAAGCAGGGCGAGGAGGAGGATGCCGAGATCATCGTCAAGATCTTTGTGGAGTTCTCCATGGCCTCAGAGACTCACAAGGCCATCCAGGCGCTCAACGGGCGCTGGTTCGCGGGCAGGAAGGTGGTGGCCGAGGTCTACGACCAGGAGAGGTTCGACAACAGCGACCTCTCAGCATGA
- the PUF60 gene encoding poly(U)-binding-splicing factor PUF60 isoform X3 — protein MAAQRQRALAIMCRVYVGSIYYELGEDTIRQAFAPFGPIKSIDMSWDSVTMKHKGFAFVEYEVPEAAQLALEQMNSVMLGGRNIKVGRPSNIGQAQPIIDQLAEEARAFNRIYVASVHQDLSDDDIKSVFEAFGKIKSCTLARDPTTGKHKGYGFIEYEKAQSSQDAVSSMNLFDLGGQYLRVGKAVTPPMPLLTPATPGGLPPAAAVAAAAATAKITAQEAVAGAAVLGTLATPGLVSPALTLAQPLGALPQAVMAAQAPGVITGVTPARPPIPVTIPQVGVVNPILASPPALGLVEVKKEKEEEEVFQESERPEMLSEQEHMSISGSSARHMVMQKLLRKQESTVMVLRNMVDPKDIDDDLEGEVTEECGKFGAVNRVIIYQEKQGEEEDAEIIVKIFVEFSMASETHKAIQALNGRWFAGRKVVAEVYDQERFDNSDLSA, from the exons ATGGCGGCTCAGAGGCAGCGGGCACTCGCCATCATGTGCCGGGTCTACGTGGGCTCCATCTACTACGAGCTGGGGGAGGACACCATCCGCCAGGCCTTCGCCCCCTTCGGGCCCATCAAGAGCATCGACATGTCCTGGGACTCCGTCACCATGAAGCACAag GGCTTTGCCTTTGTGGAATACGAGGTTCCCGAGGCCGCCCAGCTGGCCCTGGAGCAGATGAATTCTGTCATGCTGGGAGGAAGGAACATCAAG gtggggAGGCCCAGCAACATCGGGCAGGCTCAGCCCATCATTgaccagctggcagaggaggcCCGGGCCTTCAACCGCATCTACGTGGCCTCTGTGCACCAGGACCTGTCCGACGACGACATCAAGAGCGTGTTCGAAGCCTTTGGGAAGATCAAATCCTGCACCTTGGCCAGGGACCCCACGACAGGGAAGCACAAAGGCTACGGCTTCATTG AGTATGAGAAGGCCCAGTCCTCCCAGGATGCCGTGTCCTCCATGAACCTCTTTGACCTGGGGGGTCAGTACCTGCGGGTGGGCAAGGCCGTGACGCCCCCGATGCCACTGCTGACCCCGGCCACACCTGGAGGGctcccacctgcagctgctgtcgccgccgccgccgccaccgccaaGATCAcggcacag GAAGCCGTGGCAGGAGCCGCAGTGCTGGGCACGCTGGCGACCCCGGGGCTTGTGTCCCCTGCCCTGACCCTGGCCCAGCCCCTGGGGGCTCTGCCCCAGGCCGTGATGGCTGCACAGGCCCCTGGTGTCATCACAG GTGTCACCCCTGCCCGGCCGCCCATCCCGGTGACCATCCCGCAGGTGGGGGTTGTGAATCCCATCCTGGCCAGTCCCCCGGCCCTGGGGCTGGTGGaggtgaagaaggagaaggaggaggaggaggtgttCCAGGAGTCGGAGCGGCCGGAGATGCTGAGCGAGCAGGAGCACATGAGCATTTCCGGCAGCAGCGCCCGCCACATGGTCATGCAGAAGCTGCTCCGCAAGCAGGAG TCCACGGTGATGGTGCTGCGGAACATGGTGGATCCCAAGGACATCGACGATGACCTGGAGGGAGAAGTGACAGAGGAGTGCGGCAAGTTCGGGGCTGTGAACAGGGTCATCATCTACCAGGAGAAGCAGGGCGAGGAGGAGGATGCCGAGATCATCGTCAAGATCTTTGTGGAGTTCTCCATGGCCTCAGAGACTCACAAGGCCATCCAGGCGCTCAACGGGCGCTGGTTCGCGGGCAGGAAGGTGGTGGCCGAGGTCTACGACCAGGAGAGGTTCGACAACAGCGACCTCTCAGCATGA